The stretch of DNA GACGTTTCAGTCATGTACGACCACATCATGGTCGGCGTCGACGGCAGCGAAGCGTCCGAGCGGGCGGCGCGGTACGCACTCGAACTCGCGTCGCGTGTCGACGCGTCGGTGACCGCGCTCCACGTCGTCGAGGGGCGCGCGCTCGACCTCGCTGCGGGATCGGACGAAGAGACCGAACTCCGACGGGAGCGGGCGGCCGTGCTGGCGGGGATCGAGAAGATCGCCGACGAGGTCGGCCACCCTGTCGCGGACGAACTGGCGACGGGCGACCCGGCGACACAGTTGACTGACCACGCGAGTGAGGCCGACCTCGTCGTCGTCGGTCGACAGGGGCTCTCGGGGGTGAAGCGGCGGCTGCTCGGCGGCGTGACCGAGCAGGTGCTCCACCACAGCGAGACCCCGGTACTCGTCGTCCCCGACGCGGCCCAGTCGTTCGCGGCCGACCGCCTGCTTCTGCCGACTGACGGGAGCGAGAACGCCGAACTGGCGCTACCCCACGCCGCCGAACTCGCCCGGATCGACGACGGGACGGTCGACGTGCTGAACGTCGTCGATCTCACCGACGCCGGCGGCGCGTTCGACGCCGGTGGCCTCCGCCCCAAGTTCGTCGAGCGACTGAAGGAGCGCGGCGAGGAGGCCGTCCAGCAGGTGGCCGACGCGCTCAGAGCGGAGTACGCCGAGGTGAACGTCCGAACTGCGGTGGCACAGACAGCCACGGCGGGCGCCGCCGCCGAGATCGAGACGTACGTCGAGGAGAACGCCGTCGACGCGGTCGTGATGGGCTCACACGGCCGCGGGAACCTGAAGCGGACGCTGCTGGGCAGCGTCGCGTCGAAGGTGCTCCGGAGCGTCGACGTGCCGGTGCTCGTGGCGGTCCGGGACGAGCGCTGAGCGCTACGTGGCGCCCGTGATCTCGAAGCGGGCGCCGCCGTCGTCGCTCGCGGCCAGCGACACCGTCCAGCCGTGGGCGTCGGCGACGCTCCGGACGATGTTCAGCCCGAGCCCCGTTCCCTCGCTGTTGGTGGAGTAGCCCGGGTCGAACACCGCCTCGCGCTCGCTTTCGGGGACGCCGGGGCCATCGTCGGCGACGAAGAAGCCGTCCGGGAGTGCGCCGACGGTTACGGTGGAGTCGTGGCCCGCGTGCTCCACGCTGTTGCGGAACAGGTTCTCCAACAGCTGGCGGAGCTGGTCTCGATCGGCCTCGATCTCGCGATCCTCCTCGACGACCAGCGAGGCGTCGTCGGTCTCGACGGTGCCCCACGCCTCCCGGGCGACCGACTCGACGGCGACGGGTTCGAACTCCATCGCGTCTGCTCCCTCCTGTGCGATCGCGAGCAGGTCGTGGATCAGCGTCCCCATCCGGTCGAGCGCGCCGCGGATGTCCTCGATATGCTCGCTGTCGACCTCCTCGGCGAGCAGTTCGAGCCGGCCCTGTGCGACCTGCAGGGGGTTCCGGAGGTCGTGGCTCACGACACTGGAGAACTCCTCTAACCGTTCGTTCTTCCGGAGCAGCTCCTCCTCGCGGGCCTTCCGTTCGGTGATGTCCCGGTCGATGGCGACGAAGCGGTCCTGGCCGTTCACCGTCAGCCGGATCAGATGGACCTCGACGGGGAACGTCGAGCCGTCTGCCCGTTGGAGCCGGGCTTCGAACCGCCGCGGGCTGTCGATCGGCAGTTCCTGCCAGAACGACCGGGCGCGCTCGGGGTCGGCGGTCGCGTCGAGCTCCCAGACCGACATCCCGACGAGCTCGTCGCGTTCGTAGCCGAGCTCCTCGCAGGCCCGGCGGTTCACGTCGAGGATGTCGCCGTCGGCGTCGTGGACGGCGACGATGTCCGGCGAGAGCTCGAACAGCGCCTCGACCCGCTCGCCCCGGCTGACCTCCTGGAGGATACAGACGTGGCCGCCGTCGTCCATCTGCGTCAGCACGAGCCGTTCCGGGACGCGCTCGCCGTCGCTCGTGATCCCCGTCGAGAGCCCCCGCCACGACCCCTCGCGTTCGAGTTCGGGGAGGATCTCCTCGTGGAAGCGCTCGGTCTCGTCGTCGGGGTAGAGCTGCTCCCAGTGCTCGCCGATCAGCTCGGTCCGGTCGCGGTCGTAGACCGAGGCGTACGCCTGATTGACGTAGCGGTAGACGCCGTCCTCGTCGATGATCCCGATCCCCTCCTCGGCGGACTCGAGCGCGCGGTACCCCTGCCGGAGCTCCTGTTCGGCCCGGTGTTTCTCGACGAGGTTCTCGACGGCGTTCGCGAGCACCGAGTACGTCTCCGGCCCGCCCTTCTGGAGGTACTCGTCGACGCCGGCGGAGATGGCGCGGCTGGCGATCTCTTCGCTGCCCTTGCTCGTGAACAGCACGAACGGGATCTCGATGCCCGCGCCGCGGACGCGCTCCAGCAGTTCGAGCCCCGACAGCGGCGGCATGTCGAAGTCGCTCACGATGCAGTCGAACCGCTCCGCCCGGAGCGTCGGGACCGCCGCCGCCGGGTCAGTCAGCGTCGTCGTCCGAGCGTCCGCCAGCTCACGTTCGAGGAACGTCGCCGTCATCTCGGCCACCTGCTCGTCGTCGTCGACGACCAGTACGTCCATACGGCGATCGCCCGCGTCGAGTGGGACCAGCTCGCTCAGCGGGGCCGTCGGCATGGGGCGGGCTCCGGTCTCCCGATATAAATAAGCCGCTCTCCCCGGTAGTCCGGGGGCGCCGGCGTCCACGGCCGGGCAGCGACCCGACCCTTCTTGCACGCGCCAGCCCGAGCCCCCGCCATGCGCCGCGTCTGCTGGCAGTGTGGGAATCGAACCGACGACGAGCGCCGGGTCCGGTGTGACTGCGGCGAACCGCTCTGGCTCGACACCGACCCCGAGTCGGTGCCCGACTCCTGGCCCGCCCGCGTCGAGTCGATGTGGGACGCCCTGCCGCTGCTCGGCCTCGACCAGCCCGAACCGCCGGCGGGGCTGCCGACCGCCGCGGGCGGAACGCCG from Halolamina sediminis encodes:
- a CDS encoding universal stress protein; translated protein: MYDHIMVGVDGSEASERAARYALELASRVDASVTALHVVEGRALDLAAGSDEETELRRERAAVLAGIEKIADEVGHPVADELATGDPATQLTDHASEADLVVVGRQGLSGVKRRLLGGVTEQVLHHSETPVLVVPDAAQSFAADRLLLPTDGSENAELALPHAAELARIDDGTVDVLNVVDLTDAGGAFDAGGLRPKFVERLKERGEEAVQQVADALRAEYAEVNVRTAVAQTATAGAAAEIETYVEENAVDAVVMGSHGRGNLKRTLLGSVASKVLRSVDVPVLVAVRDER
- a CDS encoding hybrid sensor histidine kinase/response regulator, encoding MPTAPLSELVPLDAGDRRMDVLVVDDDEQVAEMTATFLERELADARTTTLTDPAAAVPTLRAERFDCIVSDFDMPPLSGLELLERVRGAGIEIPFVLFTSKGSEEIASRAISAGVDEYLQKGGPETYSVLANAVENLVEKHRAEQELRQGYRALESAEEGIGIIDEDGVYRYVNQAYASVYDRDRTELIGEHWEQLYPDDETERFHEEILPELEREGSWRGLSTGITSDGERVPERLVLTQMDDGGHVCILQEVSRGERVEALFELSPDIVAVHDADGDILDVNRRACEELGYERDELVGMSVWELDATADPERARSFWQELPIDSPRRFEARLQRADGSTFPVEVHLIRLTVNGQDRFVAIDRDITERKAREEELLRKNERLEEFSSVVSHDLRNPLQVAQGRLELLAEEVDSEHIEDIRGALDRMGTLIHDLLAIAQEGADAMEFEPVAVESVAREAWGTVETDDASLVVEEDREIEADRDQLRQLLENLFRNSVEHAGHDSTVTVGALPDGFFVADDGPGVPESEREAVFDPGYSTNSEGTGLGLNIVRSVADAHGWTVSLAASDDGGARFEITGAT